In the Bremerella alba genome, one interval contains:
- a CDS encoding sulfatase → MNSLLHSFAWAFLIVWTVEVAHAADKSPNVLMICIDDLNDWTGFLEGHPAAQTPHMDLLARQGRVFTNAHCAVPVCTASRISVMSGLAATTHGSYELGPSYEELPKLAGVPTLQQSFHDNGYYTLTGGKVLHHGFRGNLASSIDRSLQVRAGGPRPKQPLNLPDGWSRAWDWGAFPEKDAGMFDTQLATKAAAALQEDFQRPFFMSVGFFRPHVPLHVPPKWFALYDEQSLSLPNNPLADLNDVPENFLTINQHVAAPTQSEVEETGSQRSLTHAYLASISYVDHCVGIVLDGLASSRYADNTIVLLWSDHGFHLGEKQHWAKRTLWEESTRVPLLVSGPGIKPGPACDEAVSLIDIFPTLVELCELPNNPRLEGVSLSPQLADPKTPREQPAITSSYFGNHSIRNRDWRLIVYRNGHEELYDHRSDPDEFDNLQGDPAYQAVRDKLARWLPRDATPEVKSLSELTPRVK, encoded by the coding sequence ATGAATTCGCTACTCCATTCTTTTGCATGGGCGTTCCTCATCGTTTGGACTGTCGAAGTCGCTCACGCGGCAGACAAATCACCGAACGTGTTGATGATCTGCATCGACGACCTAAATGACTGGACAGGGTTCTTGGAAGGTCATCCAGCCGCCCAGACACCACACATGGATTTATTGGCCCGTCAGGGGCGGGTATTTACCAATGCACACTGTGCCGTTCCCGTTTGTACCGCTTCGCGAATAAGTGTTATGTCTGGTTTGGCCGCCACGACACACGGCAGTTACGAACTGGGGCCCTCGTATGAAGAATTGCCCAAATTGGCCGGTGTCCCCACACTGCAGCAGTCTTTCCACGACAACGGTTACTACACTCTGACCGGCGGCAAGGTGCTGCATCATGGATTTCGAGGAAACCTTGCGTCATCTATTGATCGATCGCTGCAGGTCCGAGCAGGCGGCCCGAGACCAAAGCAGCCGCTAAATTTGCCCGATGGATGGAGCCGGGCTTGGGATTGGGGAGCTTTTCCAGAGAAGGATGCAGGTATGTTTGATACCCAGTTGGCGACCAAGGCAGCCGCGGCGTTGCAAGAAGACTTCCAGCGACCGTTCTTCATGTCAGTCGGCTTCTTTCGTCCCCACGTACCGCTGCACGTCCCACCAAAGTGGTTCGCCCTTTACGACGAGCAGTCGCTCTCGTTACCGAACAATCCCTTGGCCGATTTGAACGATGTGCCAGAGAACTTTCTCACTATCAATCAGCACGTCGCTGCACCGACGCAGTCAGAAGTTGAGGAGACCGGATCGCAACGAAGTTTAACGCATGCCTACCTCGCATCGATCAGCTATGTGGATCATTGCGTGGGCATTGTGTTGGATGGCCTCGCATCGAGTCGCTATGCCGATAACACAATCGTATTGCTATGGAGCGATCACGGGTTTCATCTGGGCGAGAAACAACATTGGGCCAAGCGAACACTATGGGAAGAATCGACGAGAGTTCCTCTCTTGGTTTCCGGTCCTGGCATTAAACCGGGTCCGGCTTGCGATGAAGCAGTGAGCCTGATCGATATCTTTCCTACGCTTGTTGAGTTATGCGAACTGCCGAACAACCCGCGACTAGAAGGCGTTTCGCTATCGCCACAACTCGCTGATCCGAAGACCCCGCGCGAACAACCGGCGATTACATCGTCGTATTTCGGGAATCATTCTATCCGAAACCGCGACTGGCGACTTATCGTTTACCGTAACGGACACGAGGAATTGTACGACCACCGGTCCGATCCGGATGAATTCGACAATCTTCAAGGCGATCCGGCATACCAAGCCGTACGGGACAAACTAGCACGTTGGTTGCCGCGCGACGCCACACCAGAAGTCAAATCGCTATCGGAACTAACTCCGCGCGTGAAGTGA
- a CDS encoding DUF1549 domain-containing protein, which produces MKLTRSSSCGSMLVGLAIALAFTCFVPQVIAAELYQTIDHQIAKQAGGPVAGPADDAEFLRRIFIDLTGKLPTPAKAREFLADNDKSKRQALIDELLASDDFPRRMQEAFTAMLLERRTDTKVPDADWERYLRESFAKNKPWNQLVSELLFVDENEENLLPATKFFLVAGRNDENLRTEDVSRLFLGRDITCSQCHDHPDVADYSQDEYFGLFTYLKEKPAEATIEYESVFRPGTHTTGPRLPGGEELKIPTFVKDQQENAAKYRPRLLLSRNLPTADNKLFVRNSVNRFWFLMMGRGLVHPLNLHHEDNPPSHPILLDALATEFVAHNFDVKWLLRQIALSESYQRSSLLPEGVELKEAPPQLYRMAILKPLTPEQMGWCVAGASGNLAWLLKTPVPKDSEFSHFNYINGRVDQFPENFPDVMKLFVGVYSNPPGEAEVDFTPSMGHALFLMNDQGVLDWLKPKSGNLVERLSKLKDSAAVADELYLSALTRTPTEEESDEVAEYLTQHAERRTEACGELVWALISSAEFRMNH; this is translated from the coding sequence ATGAAGCTAACACGGAGCTCCTCCTGCGGATCGATGCTTGTCGGGCTCGCAATTGCTCTGGCTTTCACCTGCTTCGTGCCGCAGGTTATTGCGGCTGAGTTGTACCAGACAATCGATCATCAAATTGCCAAACAAGCTGGCGGTCCGGTGGCTGGACCCGCCGATGACGCGGAGTTTCTGCGGCGTATTTTTATTGACCTTACCGGAAAGCTGCCCACGCCCGCCAAGGCGAGAGAGTTCCTTGCCGACAATGACAAGTCCAAGCGGCAGGCTTTGATCGACGAACTGCTTGCCAGCGATGACTTCCCCCGACGCATGCAAGAGGCCTTCACGGCCATGTTGCTCGAACGCCGCACTGATACCAAAGTTCCCGATGCCGATTGGGAAAGATATCTCCGCGAGTCCTTCGCCAAGAACAAGCCGTGGAACCAACTTGTAAGCGAGTTGCTGTTTGTTGATGAAAATGAAGAGAATCTCCTGCCGGCCACAAAGTTTTTTCTGGTCGCCGGCCGCAATGATGAGAATCTAAGAACCGAGGACGTGTCTCGCCTGTTCTTGGGGCGAGACATCACCTGCTCGCAGTGTCACGATCATCCGGATGTTGCCGACTACTCTCAAGATGAATACTTCGGTTTATTCACCTACCTAAAAGAAAAACCGGCGGAAGCGACGATCGAATACGAGTCGGTCTTCAGGCCGGGCACGCACACAACGGGTCCGCGATTGCCTGGTGGCGAGGAGTTGAAGATTCCCACATTTGTGAAGGACCAACAAGAGAATGCCGCGAAATACCGTCCACGACTTCTCTTATCACGCAATCTTCCGACAGCGGATAACAAGCTGTTTGTTCGCAATAGCGTCAACCGATTTTGGTTCTTGATGATGGGCCGTGGTCTGGTGCATCCACTGAACCTTCACCACGAGGACAATCCGCCTTCGCATCCAATCCTGCTCGATGCATTGGCAACTGAATTTGTGGCCCACAATTTCGACGTGAAGTGGCTGCTCCGCCAAATCGCTTTGAGTGAAAGCTATCAACGCAGCAGTCTGTTGCCCGAGGGAGTGGAGTTGAAAGAGGCCCCGCCGCAACTCTACCGCATGGCCATTCTCAAACCACTGACACCCGAACAGATGGGCTGGTGCGTTGCCGGTGCAAGCGGCAATCTCGCTTGGTTGCTGAAGACCCCCGTGCCGAAAGATTCCGAGTTCTCACACTTCAACTACATCAATGGCCGTGTCGATCAGTTCCCCGAGAATTTTCCCGATGTGATGAAGCTGTTTGTCGGCGTGTACAGCAATCCGCCAGGCGAAGCCGAAGTCGACTTCACACCGTCAATGGGGCATGCCTTATTCTTAATGAACGATCAAGGAGTGCTTGATTGGCTGAAGCCCAAGTCAGGCAATCTGGTCGAGCGTCTATCGAAGCTAAAGGACTCGGCAGCAGTGGCAGACGAACTCTACCTGAGCGCACTAACGCGAACACCTACAGAGGAAGAATCGGACGAAGTTGCCGAGTACCTGACTCAACATGCAGAACGGCGTACCGAAGCGTGCGGCGAATTAGTCTGGGCGTTGATCTCGTCCGCGGAATTTCGGATGAATCACTAG
- a CDS encoding DUF1501 domain-containing protein has translation MKRNFACNSLEHDLSRRQMLGTLAGTAAGTLGMGALLQPALAEKIKSQGKQVLFIWLDGGISQLESWDPKPNTEFGGPFRAIPTSVPGVHFSELVPETAKRMDKLAVIRSMCTKDPNHSTGVPRMQRGDPQNRGVTYPFIGSALAKLMPPVKNDLPPYMHIKPGRGGYMWKDAGFLGAKYGALALGDGKPPIHIHRPDSINNAVESARGNLRRKINNRFRQGRADSEVDAYEYSYQVAEKLMNRKELFDESLLPPKDIERYGTHPLGRHLLQARRLLEAGVQFVKVTSYHWDTHGDNFNMHLNLVPQIDRPFAAMIDDLNDRGMLDNVLVVLMSEFGRTPKINTRTGRDHWPEAWSMVLAGCGIQRGAVVGETTSNGAWVDSQPYDIGHLFHTIFHTMGIDAKETEYVNDDQPLPIAHDDCSKIAEVLS, from the coding sequence ATGAAACGCAATTTCGCTTGCAACAGCCTCGAACACGACCTTTCACGACGGCAAATGCTAGGTACGTTGGCTGGGACGGCTGCCGGGACCCTTGGCATGGGGGCACTTTTGCAGCCCGCTCTGGCTGAGAAGATCAAATCGCAGGGCAAGCAGGTGCTGTTTATCTGGCTCGACGGCGGCATCAGCCAATTAGAAAGTTGGGATCCAAAACCAAACACCGAATTCGGAGGCCCCTTTCGCGCGATCCCCACCTCCGTGCCCGGTGTGCACTTCAGCGAGTTGGTACCCGAGACGGCCAAAAGGATGGATAAACTAGCGGTTATTCGCAGTATGTGCACGAAAGATCCCAACCACTCTACCGGCGTACCGCGTATGCAACGCGGCGACCCACAAAATCGTGGAGTGACTTATCCGTTTATCGGCTCGGCGCTGGCAAAGTTGATGCCGCCGGTCAAAAATGACTTACCCCCTTATATGCACATCAAGCCCGGTCGCGGCGGTTACATGTGGAAGGACGCCGGCTTTCTCGGGGCAAAGTACGGCGCGTTGGCCCTAGGGGACGGCAAACCACCGATCCATATTCATCGGCCCGACTCTATCAACAACGCGGTGGAATCTGCCCGTGGTAATTTACGGCGGAAGATTAATAATCGTTTTCGCCAAGGTCGTGCGGATTCAGAAGTCGACGCGTACGAGTATTCCTATCAGGTCGCCGAGAAGCTGATGAATCGCAAGGAGCTATTCGACGAATCGCTCCTGCCTCCTAAGGATATCGAGCGGTACGGCACACATCCACTGGGCCGGCACTTGCTGCAAGCACGGCGACTGCTGGAGGCAGGCGTTCAGTTCGTCAAAGTTACGTCGTATCACTGGGACACGCACGGCGACAATTTTAATATGCACCTGAATCTTGTACCGCAGATTGACCGCCCCTTCGCAGCCATGATCGACGATCTCAACGACCGTGGCATGTTAGATAACGTACTGGTCGTACTCATGTCGGAGTTTGGCCGCACGCCCAAGATTAACACCCGGACAGGCCGCGACCATTGGCCGGAAGCCTGGTCGATGGTGCTGGCCGGTTGCGGTATTCAACGGGGCGCGGTCGTCGGCGAGACGACGTCCAATGGCGCCTGGGTTGATTCGCAGCCGTACGACATCGGTCACCTGTTTCATACAATTTTCCACACGATGGGAATTGACGCTAAGGAGACCGAGTACGTAAACGACGACCAGCCTCTGCCGATTGCCCACGACGACTGCAGCAAGATTGCCGAGGTACTTTCCTAA
- a CDS encoding WD40 repeat domain-containing protein — MADTSPTFDPTKIWESQSFEHDRILTVCAFSPCGKFAVAGAQHEDLQRWELSSGQRSPLTAHRSWVMALAFHPDGKRLLTGDYHGVVHCWAYADATPKPQWTIQDTGHGWVRDMAISPDGRHLLTTGIDTRVKLWSPEGGQAIHEFAGHEHHVFSLTVAPDSKTFYSGDLLGKVHHWDLASGKLLRTIDASALHERKDNYLSDVGGVKRLAISPDGKLLACSGMTDANGNTFCVGKAAVLLFDLATGKLKQTLRPKTKMDGPLEGLCFLSDGTIAAQGQLLHSATSIEFWKPDSATPYHVIKAPTGYSLHMHPDKLRLVSACYEANGRTGNGRNADKNEYVSNNGALKIYSLFEKPKEENATTKS; from the coding sequence ATGGCCGATACTAGCCCCACTTTCGATCCAACTAAGATATGGGAATCACAATCCTTCGAGCACGATCGCATTTTGACCGTTTGCGCCTTCAGCCCCTGTGGAAAGTTTGCCGTCGCCGGAGCGCAACACGAAGACTTGCAACGTTGGGAGCTTTCTAGCGGCCAGCGAAGCCCTCTTACGGCACATCGCAGTTGGGTGATGGCCTTGGCATTTCATCCCGACGGGAAGCGGTTGCTAACCGGCGACTACCACGGCGTCGTGCATTGTTGGGCCTATGCCGATGCCACGCCCAAGCCACAGTGGACAATTCAAGACACCGGCCACGGCTGGGTGCGAGATATGGCCATTAGTCCCGATGGCAGGCATCTTTTGACGACCGGAATTGACACACGGGTCAAGTTGTGGTCGCCTGAAGGAGGTCAGGCAATTCACGAATTTGCAGGCCATGAGCATCATGTCTTTAGTCTGACGGTGGCCCCCGACAGCAAGACCTTTTACAGCGGCGATCTACTCGGCAAGGTTCACCACTGGGATCTTGCCAGCGGTAAACTGCTGCGAACCATTGACGCGAGCGCATTGCACGAGCGAAAAGACAATTACTTGTCTGATGTCGGCGGAGTAAAGCGACTGGCCATCTCACCTGATGGCAAACTACTGGCATGTAGCGGAATGACCGATGCCAACGGGAATACGTTCTGCGTCGGCAAAGCGGCCGTCTTGCTGTTTGACTTGGCTACCGGCAAGCTCAAGCAGACGTTGCGGCCCAAAACTAAAATGGACGGTCCGCTAGAGGGGCTCTGCTTCCTGTCGGATGGAACCATCGCCGCCCAAGGACAACTGCTGCACAGCGCCACGTCAATCGAATTCTGGAAGCCCGACTCGGCGACTCCCTATCACGTAATCAAAGCCCCTACCGGCTACAGCCTGCATATGCATCCCGACAAGCTCCGCCTAGTCTCGGCCTGCTACGAAGCAAATGGCCGCACGGGCAACGGTCGCAACGCGGATAAGAATGAATACGTGAGCAACAACGGCGCCTTGAAGATCTATAGCCTGTTCGAAAAGCCGAAGGAAGAAAACGCCACAACGAAGTCGTAG
- a CDS encoding arylsulfatase: MRIIALLAASVVSWIAMLVPGVISAGQRPNVIVIMTDDQGYGEFSCHGNPITSTPNLDRLAKDSVRFTDFHVSPMCTPTRGQFVSGLDAFRNGAINVSSGRTLLRPELKTIANVFQESGYRTGLFGKWHLGDNYPFRPEDRGFEEAVWFPSSHINSVPDYWDNDYFADTYIHNTKREKYEGYCTDVFFREAMKWADNQQDDRPFFAFLATNAAHWPWFVPDSYRESIRDAMRANPEVVKSLDPQRKEDLVSFLAMGANIDDNVGRLDQFLEKTGLKENTIVVFLTDNGSTMGIHYFNAQMRGNKTTLWEGGHRVPCFMRWPSGIDTPGEVDTLCHVQDLMPTLADLCGIEQHLPPKLDGISLRPVIDDHSITLADRILVINYSRMPGARVRYTKGNPAIPHRNGACVMWKHWRLLENRRLYNVDVDLHQDQNVAADNPEVVAKMRAHLQQWWEGVRHDVLEPQRVIVGHDAENPMLLSGCEWLDVFVDQQIQIRRGDRKNGAWHVQIDQPGVYKFELRRWPRESELKLAEGCPPKQVTDGTFIAGAALPIQQAKLRIGDNIIPIAKPNQAQTAFVSQQTLPAGPIEIQSYLLDENGDEICGAYYLYVKRQNPK, encoded by the coding sequence ATGAGAATAATTGCCCTCCTGGCTGCCAGTGTAGTTTCCTGGATCGCGATGTTGGTGCCTGGTGTCATTAGTGCTGGCCAACGTCCAAACGTGATCGTCATCATGACAGACGATCAGGGCTACGGTGAATTCTCCTGTCACGGCAATCCTATTACGAGCACGCCGAATCTAGATCGCCTGGCCAAGGATAGCGTTCGCTTTACTGACTTCCATGTTTCGCCCATGTGCACGCCAACACGGGGCCAATTTGTGAGTGGTCTAGATGCGTTTCGAAACGGTGCGATCAACGTCAGCAGCGGTAGAACTTTGCTTCGGCCCGAACTGAAAACGATAGCGAATGTGTTTCAAGAATCTGGCTATCGAACCGGGCTTTTTGGCAAATGGCATCTGGGAGACAACTATCCGTTTCGTCCCGAAGACCGCGGATTTGAAGAGGCCGTATGGTTCCCTTCGTCGCATATCAATAGTGTACCTGATTACTGGGATAACGATTACTTCGCGGACACCTACATTCACAATACCAAGCGAGAAAAGTACGAAGGATACTGCACGGATGTCTTTTTTCGAGAAGCTATGAAGTGGGCAGATAACCAACAAGATGACCGCCCCTTTTTCGCCTTCCTTGCTACCAACGCGGCCCACTGGCCTTGGTTCGTGCCTGATTCTTATCGGGAGTCAATTCGCGATGCCATGCGTGCTAACCCAGAGGTGGTTAAGTCGCTTGATCCCCAACGCAAGGAAGACCTTGTCAGCTTCCTGGCTATGGGAGCCAATATCGATGACAACGTCGGCCGCTTAGATCAGTTTCTAGAAAAGACCGGGCTCAAGGAGAACACGATCGTCGTATTCTTAACGGACAATGGCAGCACGATGGGCATTCACTATTTCAATGCCCAAATGCGAGGTAACAAAACGACATTGTGGGAAGGTGGTCATCGGGTTCCTTGCTTCATGCGCTGGCCCTCGGGAATCGACACTCCAGGCGAAGTTGACACGCTCTGTCACGTGCAAGATCTCATGCCAACGCTGGCAGACCTATGCGGAATCGAGCAGCACTTACCGCCGAAGCTCGATGGGATTAGCCTGCGACCAGTGATCGATGATCATTCGATTACCCTCGCAGACCGAATCTTGGTGATCAACTACAGCCGAATGCCCGGTGCAAGGGTGAGATACACGAAGGGAAACCCTGCCATTCCACATCGTAATGGTGCGTGTGTCATGTGGAAGCATTGGCGGCTACTTGAAAATCGAAGGCTATACAACGTTGACGTCGATTTGCACCAAGATCAGAATGTGGCAGCTGACAATCCTGAAGTGGTTGCCAAAATGAGGGCCCATCTGCAGCAGTGGTGGGAAGGTGTCCGACACGATGTGCTAGAGCCACAGCGTGTGATCGTGGGACATGACGCTGAAAATCCGATGCTTCTCTCGGGTTGCGAATGGCTCGACGTATTCGTCGACCAGCAGATTCAGATTCGTCGCGGTGATCGTAAGAATGGTGCTTGGCACGTTCAGATCGATCAGCCTGGAGTCTACAAATTCGAGCTGCGACGCTGGCCACGTGAGAGCGAACTGAAACTCGCTGAGGGTTGTCCTCCCAAGCAGGTTACCGACGGGACCTTCATCGCTGGGGCAGCACTGCCGATCCAGCAAGCAAAACTCCGAATTGGTGACAATATCATACCCATTGCCAAGCCGAATCAGGCTCAAACGGCCTTCGTAAGCCAGCAAACCCTGCCAGCAGGGCCGATCGAGATTCAGTCTTATCTGTTAGATGAAAACGGAGATGAAATTTGTGGAGCGTATTACCTGTACGTGAAACGTCAAAATCCTAAATAA